The bacterium region AGACGCTCGCACAGCCTCACACCAACTCATGTTGCGTGCTGGCTACATGAAACAGATTTCAGCAGGTGTCTACTGTTACCTTCCGTTACTTCATCGAACCCTTATGAAAATCTCGAATATAGTTCGAGAGGAGATGGATGCGGCTGGTGCACAAGAACTTCTCATGACAGCACTACAACCGAAGGAGCTTTGGGAGGAGTCGAAGCGATGGGAACGATACTCAGATATTGAT contains the following coding sequences:
- a CDS encoding proline--tRNA ligase, which gives rise to MRQSRHIGRTSRDVPRDARTASHQLMLRAGYMKQISAGVYCYLPLLHRTLMKISNIVREEMDAAGAQELLMTALQPKELWEESKRWERYSDID